One Fuerstiella marisgermanici DNA window includes the following coding sequences:
- the metG gene encoding methionine--tRNA ligase, whose translation MTQRRILVTSALPYANGHIHIGHLVEYIQTDIWVRFQKLRGHQCVYVCADDTHGTAIMIRARNEGRSEEEVIADMRDAHIRDFATFHVEFDNYGSTNSDENREMCGIFWESVNNAGLVTERDVDQLYDTEAETFLADRFVKGKCPECGAIDQYGDACEKCMATYAPEELLEPYSTLSGSEPVMRTAPHKFIQLEKLHPFLNEWVASGKHLEPEVANYIKGQFLSGELRDWDVTRPPKYFGFEVPGFPGHSWYVWFDAPIGYLGSTKQWCDANGENFDAWWKSANTEVHHFIGKDITYFHTLFWPGLLKTAGFNLPEKVRIHGFLTVAGEKMSKSRGTFVMASTYAKHLPPGVLRYYYASKLGSGLDDIDLNLEEFVSKVNSDLVGKVVNLASRSAKFVAESNLSETYPDDGGLFAEAAAKGEHIASLYEDCNYNAATREIMLLADKANKYVEDKEPWVLRKDPDKADELRDICTVALNLFRQIVVYLSPVLPELAKQTGELLNKPIEHWDESQTPLTGTPVSKFQHLMKRIEEKQVNAMIEDSKEDNAADAGAAADAAGSKFHAADTWKDSGDALEKEPMTDECTIDDFVKVDLRVARIIEAGHVEGANKLLQLTLSLGGGETRNVFAGIKAAYEPESLVGRLVVCVANLKPRQMKFGLSEGMVCASGGGGKEVFLLSPDEGSVPGQRVH comes from the coding sequence ATGACTCAACGTCGCATTCTTGTCACATCCGCTTTGCCATATGCCAATGGGCATATTCATATCGGGCATCTTGTCGAATACATCCAGACCGACATCTGGGTGCGTTTTCAGAAACTGCGCGGCCACCAATGTGTGTATGTCTGCGCCGACGATACTCACGGCACGGCCATCATGATCCGCGCCCGCAACGAAGGCCGTAGCGAAGAAGAAGTCATCGCGGATATGCGAGACGCTCATATCCGCGACTTCGCCACCTTCCATGTCGAATTCGACAACTATGGCAGCACCAACAGCGATGAAAATCGTGAAATGTGCGGCATCTTCTGGGAGTCAGTCAATAACGCAGGTCTCGTTACAGAGCGGGACGTAGACCAGCTATACGATACAGAAGCAGAGACATTTCTTGCAGACCGATTCGTTAAAGGAAAATGCCCTGAATGTGGAGCCATCGACCAGTACGGTGACGCTTGCGAAAAATGCATGGCCACTTATGCACCCGAAGAATTGCTTGAGCCTTATAGCACTCTCTCAGGTTCAGAACCTGTGATGAGGACGGCACCGCATAAGTTCATCCAATTGGAGAAACTCCACCCATTTCTCAATGAATGGGTAGCCAGTGGAAAACACCTTGAACCGGAAGTTGCCAACTACATTAAGGGCCAATTTCTCTCTGGCGAGCTCAGAGACTGGGACGTGACTCGACCGCCCAAATACTTTGGCTTCGAAGTTCCAGGCTTTCCCGGACACTCATGGTACGTTTGGTTTGACGCTCCCATCGGATACCTTGGATCTACCAAACAATGGTGCGACGCCAACGGCGAGAACTTTGACGCGTGGTGGAAGAGTGCTAACACAGAGGTCCACCACTTTATCGGCAAAGACATTACGTACTTTCATACACTCTTCTGGCCCGGACTACTAAAGACTGCTGGCTTTAATCTTCCTGAAAAAGTTCGCATTCACGGCTTCCTGACGGTGGCTGGCGAAAAAATGAGCAAGTCGCGTGGCACGTTTGTTATGGCGTCGACTTACGCCAAGCACCTCCCGCCCGGCGTGCTGCGATACTACTACGCCAGCAAGCTCGGTTCTGGCCTCGACGACATCGACCTGAACCTTGAAGAGTTTGTGTCGAAGGTGAATTCAGATCTGGTGGGCAAGGTCGTCAACCTCGCGTCCCGGTCGGCAAAGTTCGTTGCCGAATCGAACCTTAGCGAAACCTACCCGGACGACGGCGGCCTGTTCGCAGAAGCGGCCGCAAAAGGTGAACACATCGCCAGCCTGTACGAGGACTGCAACTACAACGCAGCCACTCGTGAGATCATGCTGCTGGCAGACAAGGCCAACAAGTATGTCGAAGACAAAGAGCCGTGGGTGCTTCGCAAGGATCCAGACAAAGCCGACGAACTTCGCGACATCTGCACCGTCGCGTTGAACCTGTTTCGACAGATCGTCGTCTACCTGTCTCCCGTACTGCCGGAACTGGCAAAGCAAACGGGCGAACTTCTGAACAAGCCCATCGAACACTGGGACGAAAGTCAAACTCCGCTGACGGGAACGCCGGTCAGCAAATTTCAACACCTGATGAAACGTATTGAGGAGAAACAGGTCAACGCAATGATTGAAGACAGCAAAGAAGACAACGCCGCCGATGCCGGTGCAGCCGCAGATGCGGCTGGCTCTAAGTTCCACGCCGCCGACACATGGAAAGACAGCGGCGACGCTCTGGAAAAAGAGCCCATGACGGACGAATGCACAATCGACGATTTCGTGAAAGTCGATCTTCGAGTCGCTCGGATCATCGAAGCCGGACACGTCGAAGGAGCTAACAAGCTGCTTCAGCTGACGCTGTCACTCGGCGGCGGAGAAACTCGCAACGTCTTTGCAGGCATCAAAGCCGCCTACGAACCGGAGTCGCTGGTCGGCCGACTGGTGGTTTGCGTCGCCAACCTGAAGCCGCGCCAAATGAAGTTCGGCCTGAGTGAAGGCATGGTCTGCGCCAGCGGTGGCGGCGGCAAAGAAGTCTTCCTTCTCAGCCCCGACGAAGGCTCCGTCCCCGGCCAACGCGTCCACTAG
- the gatB gene encoding Asp-tRNA(Asn)/Glu-tRNA(Gln) amidotransferase subunit GatB — translation MSKFTTIIGLEVHTQLKTQSKLFCGCANEFNPDHPNTQTCPVCLGLPGALPVMNRTAFDLSLKTGLALNCHIPLFTKWDRKQYYYPDLPKAYQISQFDLPFSENGWLEIANDEDGKPPRRIGITRAHLEEDAGKNIHDESGRGGDSCVDLNRTGTPLLEIVSEPDLRTASEARRYLEDLRTLLLFIDVSDCNMQEGSLRCDANVNLHFHNDDGSVTATPIVELKNMNSFRNVELAIEYEAKRQKKDFEKTGRTIDDAPKVTRGWDAERNVTFAQREKEDSSDYRYFPDPDLVPVVLTQTEIDAVREALPETPAKKRDRFQSDLGLSEYDASVILGQGPELTAYFESVASTCGDGKIAANWVTQDVLRDLNASESGLSEFPITAEILGALLKWITDERLTNKSARDVYALLKERAADGQAISASDVETLAAEREIVRDTGALEAAIQSAIAARPDAVEDVKAGKLQAIGPIMGMVMKQVSGADPKTVREMLISMIQK, via the coding sequence ATGTCCAAGTTCACGACCATCATCGGCCTCGAAGTTCACACGCAGCTTAAGACGCAGTCAAAACTGTTCTGCGGTTGCGCCAACGAATTCAATCCGGACCATCCGAACACGCAAACCTGTCCTGTTTGTCTTGGTCTTCCCGGAGCGCTGCCGGTGATGAATCGCACGGCGTTCGATCTTTCGCTGAAGACCGGGCTGGCGTTGAATTGCCACATTCCGCTGTTCACGAAATGGGATCGAAAGCAGTATTACTATCCGGATTTGCCGAAGGCGTATCAGATCAGTCAGTTCGACCTGCCTTTCAGCGAAAATGGATGGTTGGAAATCGCCAACGACGAAGACGGCAAACCTCCGCGACGCATTGGTATTACGCGAGCCCACCTGGAAGAAGACGCCGGCAAGAATATCCACGACGAAAGCGGTCGCGGTGGTGACAGCTGTGTCGACCTGAATCGCACGGGAACACCTCTGCTGGAAATCGTCAGTGAACCGGATTTGCGGACAGCGTCAGAAGCACGTCGGTATCTGGAAGACCTCCGAACTCTGCTGCTGTTTATCGACGTTTCCGACTGCAATATGCAGGAAGGATCGTTGCGGTGCGACGCCAACGTTAATCTGCATTTTCACAACGACGACGGCAGCGTGACGGCAACGCCGATTGTCGAGCTGAAAAACATGAACAGCTTTCGCAACGTTGAACTGGCGATCGAATATGAAGCCAAACGTCAGAAAAAGGACTTCGAAAAAACAGGCCGCACCATCGACGACGCCCCCAAGGTGACTCGGGGCTGGGATGCCGAACGCAACGTCACGTTTGCTCAGCGCGAGAAGGAAGACTCTTCCGACTACCGGTATTTCCCTGACCCGGACCTCGTGCCGGTCGTGTTGACTCAGACGGAAATTGACGCCGTCCGCGAAGCGCTTCCTGAAACGCCTGCCAAAAAGCGAGATCGCTTTCAGTCGGACCTCGGCCTTTCGGAATACGACGCGTCCGTGATTCTGGGCCAGGGGCCGGAACTGACCGCATACTTCGAATCCGTGGCCTCAACGTGCGGCGACGGCAAGATTGCTGCTAACTGGGTGACTCAGGACGTGCTGCGAGACCTCAACGCCAGCGAATCCGGGCTTAGCGAATTCCCGATTACCGCCGAAATCCTCGGCGCGCTCCTGAAGTGGATCACGGACGAGCGATTGACCAATAAGAGTGCTCGGGACGTGTACGCCCTGCTGAAAGAACGAGCGGCTGACGGCCAGGCAATATCTGCAAGCGATGTGGAAACGCTGGCGGCTGAGCGTGAAATCGTGCGAGACACCGGAGCTCTGGAAGCGGCCATTCAGTCTGCCATAGCGGCTCGCCCGGACGCTGTGGAAGACGTTAAAGCAGGAAAACTGCAGGCGATTGGCCCCATCATGGGCATGGTGATGAAGCAGGTCAGTGGCGCGGATCCAAAAACGGTGCGTGAAATGTTGATCAGCATGATTCAAAAGTGA